A stretch of Candidatus Symbiobacter mobilis CR DNA encodes these proteins:
- the folK gene encoding 2-amino-4-hydroxy-6-hydroxymethyldihydropteridine diphosphokinase — protein sequence MVGVLESVPFPVSAFVGLGANLGDPVCAVRHAVAELARIAVTRVERVSSLYRTTPVDAAGPDFINAVAEVRTALPALDLLAALHEIEHRSHRVRTYRNAPRTLDLDLLLYADTALALPGLVVPHPRMWERAFVLIPLAEIAPEKVSNSLMEAVASQAVCRVGSAESVSTPEAG from the coding sequence GTGGTTGGCGTCCTGGAATCCGTACCCTTCCCGGTCTCCGCATTTGTCGGACTCGGCGCCAACCTGGGGGACCCGGTGTGTGCGGTGCGCCACGCCGTCGCGGAATTGGCCCGGATTGCGGTGACGAGGGTCGAGCGCGTTTCCAGCCTCTATCGGACGACCCCAGTCGATGCCGCCGGGCCGGATTTCATCAATGCCGTGGCAGAGGTGCGTACCGCGCTACCCGCACTGGATTTGCTGGCGGCGTTGCACGAGATCGAACACCGATCACATCGGGTGCGTACCTATCGCAATGCTCCCCGAACGCTCGATTTGGACTTGCTTCTTTATGCGGATACCGCGCTGGCGCTACCCGGTTTGGTGGTGCCGCATCCTCGGATGTGGGAGCGGGCGTTTGTCCTGATTCCCTTGGCGGAAATTGCCCCGGAGAAGGTCAGCAACAGCCTGATGGAAGCTGTTGCAAGCCAGGCCGTGTGTCGCGTTGGCTCTGCAGAGTCGGTCTCTACCCCGGAAGCTGGCTAG
- the pcnB gene encoding polynucleotide adenylyltransferase PcnB, with protein MIKTFIQKIFGRSRNKLLGKRVEIGPQGHSIRLDRVDERAVQVVRTLKNAGYEAYIVGGAVRDLMLGLSPKDFDVATNATPEEVKALFRRAFIIGRRFRIVHVVFGRGRDHEVVEVSTFRAYLDHASAEPVAGNEKTSRRELAGVNHAVDATGRVLRDNVWGTQEEDAARRDFSINAMYYDPERNVVVDYHKGFDDARNRVIRMIGNPTARYREDPVRALRAVRFAAKLHALGFVLDPGTASPLAQCRNLLRTVPLSRMFDEVLKLLQTGHALASIEKLQELGLARGIDPLLDLIVERAQGAFVRSALLDTDRRVERGRPVAPSFLLACVLWEDVRAGWQRRLGSGQSVHEALLASIDEVFDARIGDVSGRGRLASDMREMWAMQPRFDRRSTMAPLGLVEQPRFRAAFDFLRLRAEVGEVEEVLVDWWEKFSQAHDSLRRDMIDEVRLEQQRGKQPPRARKPRRAAPLQDTPVDGASPQGSNIADLSPPVAVDVSAPMGSAEVAASSGVSSDSSSGTAPPKKRRRRRSPPKPAAGELQDRPD; from the coding sequence ATGATCAAGACATTCATTCAGAAAATTTTTGGGCGTTCCCGCAATAAATTGTTGGGCAAGCGGGTGGAAATTGGCCCACAGGGACATTCGATCCGACTGGACCGTGTTGACGAGCGCGCTGTACAGGTCGTGCGTACCTTGAAAAACGCTGGCTATGAGGCTTACATCGTCGGGGGCGCTGTCCGCGATCTGATGCTGGGTTTGTCTCCCAAGGACTTTGATGTCGCGACCAATGCGACGCCGGAAGAAGTCAAAGCCTTGTTTCGACGGGCGTTCATCATTGGGCGGCGTTTTCGTATCGTCCACGTGGTGTTTGGGCGCGGACGGGATCATGAGGTCGTCGAGGTATCGACCTTTCGTGCGTATCTGGATCACGCTTCCGCAGAGCCTGTGGCAGGCAATGAAAAGACCAGTCGCCGTGAATTGGCCGGGGTGAACCATGCCGTCGATGCGACGGGCAGGGTATTGCGCGACAACGTTTGGGGGACGCAGGAGGAAGACGCTGCCCGGCGGGACTTCAGCATCAACGCGATGTACTACGACCCGGAGCGCAATGTCGTCGTGGACTACCACAAGGGGTTCGACGATGCGCGCAATCGGGTGATTCGCATGATCGGCAACCCTACAGCACGGTATCGGGAAGACCCCGTGCGTGCCTTGCGTGCGGTGCGTTTTGCAGCCAAGTTGCATGCGCTCGGGTTTGTTCTCGATCCCGGCACGGCTTCCCCATTGGCGCAGTGCCGTAATTTGCTGCGCACAGTGCCCCTGAGCCGGATGTTCGACGAGGTGCTCAAGCTCTTGCAGACCGGGCACGCGCTGGCTTCGATCGAGAAGTTGCAGGAATTGGGGTTGGCGCGGGGTATTGATCCTTTGCTGGATCTGATCGTGGAACGTGCGCAGGGGGCTTTCGTGCGGTCGGCTCTGCTCGATACGGATCGTCGGGTGGAACGGGGCAGGCCCGTGGCTCCCAGTTTTTTGCTCGCGTGCGTGTTGTGGGAGGATGTACGCGCTGGCTGGCAGCGTCGACTGGGGAGTGGACAGTCTGTGCATGAGGCCTTGCTCGCATCGATCGACGAGGTGTTCGACGCCCGTATCGGCGATGTGTCGGGACGGGGCAGGCTGGCGTCGGACATGCGCGAGATGTGGGCGATGCAACCGCGTTTTGACCGCCGTTCCACGATGGCGCCGTTGGGGTTGGTCGAACAGCCTCGGTTCCGCGCTGCTTTCGACTTTTTGCGCTTGCGTGCCGAGGTGGGGGAGGTCGAAGAAGTGCTGGTCGACTGGTGGGAGAAATTCAGCCAGGCGCACGACAGTTTGCGCCGCGACATGATCGACGAGGTACGGTTGGAACAACAACGTGGCAAACAGCCCCCGCGAGCGCGCAAACCTCGCCGTGCCGCACCGCTGCAAGATACACCAGTGGACGGGGCATCGCCGCAAGGGAGCAACATTGCCGATCTCTCTCCACCTGTAGCGGTGGACGTGTCTGCACCCATGGGTAGCGCAGAGGTTGCCGCATCCTCCGGTGTGTCTTCCGACTCCTCTTCAGGTACCGCGCCACCCAAAAAGCGCCGTCGTCGTCGCAGCCCGCCCAAACCTGCGGCGGGGGAGTTGCAGGATCGTCCGGATTGA
- a CDS encoding HAD family hydrolase, with protein MQLALFDLDHTLIPLDSDHAWGVFTTSLGWNDPDEFTHRNDAFYADYRDGTLDIAAYVRFSTAALCRVGPQQAGEVIERFLDEVIRPALLPAALALLAWHRAEGAEIVLVTATNDFVTRPIASALGIQELLATRLERSPTTGWFTGEIDGTPCFQAGKVERVSQWLASRGWGWDSVETTFYSDSINDLPLLEHVAHPVATNADARLSAVAAERGWPTLQLFV; from the coding sequence ATGCAGTTGGCACTTTTCGACCTCGACCATACGCTGATTCCCCTGGATTCCGATCATGCCTGGGGGGTGTTCACGACGAGCCTGGGATGGAATGATCCCGATGAATTTACCCATCGCAACGATGCTTTTTATGCCGACTACCGCGATGGAACGCTCGATATCGCAGCGTATGTGCGTTTTTCCACGGCGGCACTGTGCCGGGTGGGGCCGCAGCAGGCGGGCGAGGTTATTGAGCGCTTTCTGGATGAAGTCATACGGCCTGCGTTGTTGCCTGCGGCCTTGGCACTATTGGCATGGCACCGTGCGGAGGGTGCGGAAATCGTGTTGGTCACGGCGACGAACGATTTCGTCACCCGGCCTATTGCGTCTGCGCTGGGGATTCAGGAACTGCTCGCCACCCGCCTGGAACGTAGCCCTACGACGGGCTGGTTCACGGGGGAGATCGACGGCACGCCCTGTTTTCAGGCAGGCAAGGTGGAGCGCGTCTCCCAGTGGTTGGCGAGTCGGGGTTGGGGTTGGGACAGTGTCGAAACCACCTTCTACAGCGATTCGATCAACGATTTGCCGTTGTTGGAGCATGTGGCCCATCCGGTGGCGACGAATGCCGACGCACGGCTTTCGGCAGTGGCTGCAGAGCGGGGGTGGCCCACCCTGCAACTCTTTGTATGA
- a CDS encoding HdaA/DnaA family protein: MEQLILDMGLERVPSLDNFWAGANAPVVAHLRQWLQRWNVQAGWAPIYLWGDRGCGKTHLLRAAEAWLRERGVLLLWINPVHPSWASVLDCPQAWTGVVLDDVHAYDAARQQVAFQVLVHAQSMALPVLAAGAWPPADLPLREDVRTRLGGGHVWALRPLDEDTCKAVLHEQAHVRGIEIDDGVMDFLLRRFSRDLSSMMALLDRVDRYALQTGRCVTIPLVRSMMEQAQA; this comes from the coding sequence ATGGAGCAGCTCATCCTGGACATGGGCTTGGAGCGTGTGCCCAGTCTGGACAATTTTTGGGCTGGAGCGAATGCGCCGGTCGTTGCCCACCTCCGGCAGTGGTTGCAGCGATGGAATGTGCAGGCAGGATGGGCGCCGATATATCTCTGGGGAGATCGGGGGTGTGGCAAAACCCATCTGCTGCGGGCTGCAGAGGCCTGGCTGCGCGAGCGTGGGGTACTGCTGCTGTGGATCAATCCCGTTCATCCGTCGTGGGCCTCTGTGCTGGATTGCCCGCAAGCCTGGACAGGCGTGGTGCTGGACGATGTGCATGCGTACGATGCAGCGCGGCAGCAGGTGGCGTTCCAGGTACTCGTCCACGCCCAGTCGATGGCTTTGCCAGTGCTGGCTGCGGGAGCCTGGCCCCCGGCGGATCTGCCCTTGCGCGAAGACGTGCGTACGCGTTTGGGGGGTGGGCACGTCTGGGCGCTACGTCCCCTGGATGAGGACACGTGCAAGGCAGTGCTGCACGAGCAAGCCCACGTACGTGGCATCGAGATCGATGACGGCGTCATGGATTTTCTGCTGCGCAGGTTTAGCCGCGATTTGTCGAGCATGATGGCGTTGCTCGACCGCGTGGATCGCTACGCTTTACAGACAGGCCGGTGCGTGACCATTCCCCTCGTTCGTTCGATGATGGAGCAGGCACAGGCTTGA
- a CDS encoding AI-2E family transporter: MRSRVWTWVAVLLCLGVLLWWLAPVLSPFVTAAVLAYVLVPLTDRIDAVGKRVGGKWFPRWAAVSLVEALVLILGLAAMLWIVPVLVHRLPLLQAQIPILLDQFVHSVQAMLSEAGWHVKLDISALRVYIVEHLTANAAGSLGSVLSSLQIGGSVLLAVLGNVILIPVALYYFLLEWHPLVKKLLELVPTKVRAVVLDFAREADAVLGQYLRGQLMVMGVLAVYYSVGLALFGLDLALPIGVLTGLLVAVPYVGFGLGLFLATLAGLLEFSTQSGAPSVWWMIAVVYGTGQVFESLVLTPVWLGDRIGLHPLAVIFTLLTFGHVLGFVGVLIALPVSAVLQVLMTRLRSVYLRSALYRES, encoded by the coding sequence ATGCGTTCGAGAGTGTGGACTTGGGTTGCCGTGCTTCTGTGCCTGGGGGTACTGCTGTGGTGGCTGGCGCCCGTGCTCTCTCCCTTCGTCACCGCAGCGGTGTTGGCCTATGTATTGGTGCCGTTGACAGACCGCATAGATGCAGTAGGCAAGCGCGTCGGCGGGAAATGGTTTCCCCGTTGGGCTGCCGTCTCGTTGGTCGAGGCTTTGGTTCTGATACTGGGGCTGGCTGCAATGCTGTGGATCGTCCCCGTGTTGGTTCACCGATTGCCGCTGTTGCAGGCACAGATTCCCATCCTGCTTGACCAGTTTGTGCATAGTGTGCAGGCTATGCTTTCTGAGGCAGGGTGGCATGTCAAGCTGGATATTTCCGCGCTGCGCGTCTATATCGTCGAGCATCTGACTGCGAATGCAGCGGGTTCGCTGGGCTCTGTGTTGTCTTCCCTCCAGATTGGCGGCAGTGTGTTGTTGGCCGTGCTGGGCAACGTCATCCTGATTCCGGTTGCCTTGTATTATTTTTTGCTGGAATGGCATCCTTTGGTGAAAAAGCTGCTGGAGCTGGTGCCGACGAAGGTGCGTGCAGTCGTCCTCGATTTTGCGCGCGAGGCGGATGCGGTGCTCGGGCAGTATCTGCGTGGTCAACTGATGGTGATGGGTGTGCTGGCTGTGTACTACAGCGTGGGGTTGGCGTTGTTTGGGTTGGATTTGGCGCTGCCCATCGGGGTATTGACGGGCTTGCTCGTCGCGGTGCCCTACGTCGGATTTGGACTGGGGTTGTTTCTGGCCACGCTGGCAGGCTTGCTGGAGTTTTCGACGCAATCGGGAGCGCCCAGCGTCTGGTGGATGATTGCAGTGGTGTACGGCACGGGGCAGGTGTTCGAAAGTCTGGTATTGACGCCTGTGTGGCTGGGGGACCGTATCGGTTTGCATCCGTTGGCGGTGATTTTTACTTTGCTGACGTTTGGGCATGTGCTGGGCTTCGTGGGCGTGCTGATTGCGTTGCCCGTCAGTGCCGTGCTTCAGGTGTTGATGACCCGCTTGCGGTCGGTGTATCTGCGCAGTGCGCTGTACCGGGAGTCTTGA
- the purM gene encoding phosphoribosylformylglycinamidine cyclo-ligase produces the protein MTPSPTPLSYKDAGVDIDAGDALVERIRPLARRTLREGVLAGIGGFGALFEVPKHYREPVLVSGTDGVGTKLKLAFAWDRHDTVGIDLVAMSVNDVLVSGAKPLFFLDYFACGHLDVDTAATVVGGIAAGCEQADCSLIGGETAEMPGMYPDGEYDLAGFAVGVVEKSRILTGADVQPGDVVLGLASSGAHSNGFSLVRKCLERTPSPPATLDRIPFRDAILAPTRIYVRSVLAALERHPVKALAHITGGGLLDNIPRVLPANATAHLERSHWPRNELFSWLQDAAGIDDTAMYRTFNCGIGMVLVIDPAHANACMATLREYGETVYGIGTIAHRNASDAAVTVC, from the coding sequence ATGACACCTTCCCCCACCCCTCTCAGCTACAAGGATGCCGGCGTCGATATCGATGCCGGGGATGCCTTGGTCGAGCGCATCCGTCCCCTGGCCCGGCGCACCTTGCGTGAAGGAGTGCTGGCAGGCATCGGCGGCTTTGGCGCCCTGTTCGAGGTGCCCAAGCACTATCGGGAGCCTGTTTTGGTCAGCGGCACCGACGGCGTTGGCACCAAGCTCAAATTGGCCTTTGCCTGGGACCGGCACGACACGGTGGGGATCGATCTCGTCGCCATGAGTGTCAACGACGTACTCGTTTCCGGCGCCAAACCGCTGTTCTTTCTCGACTACTTTGCCTGCGGCCACCTCGACGTGGACACGGCGGCCACTGTCGTCGGCGGCATTGCAGCAGGGTGTGAACAGGCCGACTGTTCCCTGATCGGTGGAGAAACCGCAGAAATGCCCGGCATGTACCCCGATGGAGAGTACGACTTGGCTGGCTTTGCCGTTGGCGTGGTCGAAAAGTCCCGCATCCTCACTGGCGCCGATGTGCAGCCTGGCGATGTGGTGCTAGGGCTTGCGAGCAGTGGCGCCCACTCCAACGGATTTAGCCTGGTTCGCAAATGCCTGGAACGCACGCCATCCCCCCCTGCCACCCTCGACAGGATCCCTTTCCGGGACGCCATCCTTGCGCCAACCCGCATCTACGTCCGCAGCGTGCTGGCTGCGCTCGAACGGCATCCCGTCAAAGCCTTGGCGCATATCACCGGGGGTGGCCTGCTGGACAACATCCCCCGCGTTTTGCCTGCAAATGCCACTGCGCATCTGGAACGCAGCCATTGGCCACGCAACGAATTGTTTTCCTGGTTGCAAGATGCAGCGGGGATCGACGATACGGCGATGTACCGCACCTTCAACTGCGGAATCGGGATGGTGCTCGTCATCGACCCCGCCCACGCCAATGCCTGTATGGCGACCTTGCGCGAATACGGCGAAACGGTCTACGGCATCGGCACCATCGCGCATCGCAACGCCAGCGACGCAGCAGTCACCGTTTGCTGA
- a CDS encoding response regulator — MANILVVDDEVGIRDLLSEILIDEGYNVELAQNAAQARAACQRQTPDLVLLDIWMPDTDGVTLLKEWAGSGTLTMPVIMMSGHGTIETAVEATRIGAVAFLEKPIAMHKLLHAVRHALARAQLRQHIPPTAPPAPPSPVVERPVALPQVLDEGTRTFSFNKPLREGRDEYEKAYFEYHLAKENGSMTRVAERTGLERTHLYRKLKQLGIDLSRKPQ, encoded by the coding sequence ATGGCGAATATTTTGGTGGTGGACGATGAAGTTGGCATTCGCGACCTCTTGTCCGAAATCCTCATTGATGAGGGGTACAACGTCGAGTTGGCGCAAAACGCTGCACAGGCACGGGCTGCATGCCAACGCCAGACTCCCGATTTGGTGCTGCTGGACATTTGGATGCCGGATACCGACGGGGTGACTTTGCTCAAAGAGTGGGCAGGTTCTGGAACGCTGACTATGCCCGTCATCATGATGAGTGGGCATGGCACCATTGAAACCGCCGTCGAAGCCACACGCATCGGTGCGGTGGCCTTTTTGGAAAAGCCTATTGCGATGCACAAGCTGTTGCATGCGGTACGGCATGCGCTGGCACGGGCACAACTGCGTCAGCATATTCCGCCGACGGCGCCTCCGGCACCACCTTCCCCAGTCGTGGAGCGCCCGGTAGCCTTGCCCCAGGTTCTGGATGAAGGGACACGCACCTTTTCTTTCAACAAGCCCTTGCGCGAAGGCCGTGACGAATACGAAAAAGCGTATTTCGAATATCACCTAGCCAAGGAAAACGGCTCGATGACACGGGTTGCCGAAAGAACTGGGCTGGAACGAACCCACCTCTACCGCAAGCTCAAGCAGTTGGGTATCGATTTGTCCCGGAAACCCCAGTAG